The Gammaproteobacteria bacterium genome includes a window with the following:
- a CDS encoding VPLPA-CTERM sorting domain-containing protein — protein MLAPLTLAGVSSSVSAAAVDLSLWSAESYPAVSGFGAGIWTVNATNDSVTQSVNGQPTVFYSDFPAFGTAVEGTIRVANSGGDDDYIGFVLGFQPYDSTNPAADYLLVDWKRAPQSYNFGTPSASPGGNAPAGLAVSRVFGIPDADEFWQHTNLSGTPETSGLQELARGATLGSTRWEFNRDYVFTFDFGPHDLQIYVDDVLQFDLAGDFSNGRLGFYNFSQAQVIYSAFTVEEGSFTVVPIPAAAWLLGSGLMGLLTVARRKTL, from the coding sequence ATGCTGGCGCCGCTGACGCTGGCCGGTGTCAGTTCCTCGGTGTCGGCAGCCGCGGTCGATCTTTCGCTCTGGTCTGCCGAGTCATATCCGGCCGTTAGTGGTTTCGGTGCAGGCATCTGGACCGTCAACGCGACCAATGACAGCGTCACTCAATCCGTGAATGGACAGCCGACCGTCTTCTATAGTGACTTTCCTGCGTTCGGTACTGCGGTCGAGGGAACGATTCGTGTCGCGAACAGCGGCGGTGACGATGACTACATCGGTTTTGTACTCGGTTTCCAACCGTACGATTCGACCAATCCGGCGGCGGACTACCTGTTGGTGGACTGGAAACGCGCCCCACAGTCATACAATTTCGGCACCCCGTCGGCCTCACCCGGCGGCAACGCACCTGCGGGGCTCGCGGTATCCCGCGTGTTCGGTATCCCGGATGCCGATGAGTTCTGGCAGCATACCAATCTCTCTGGAACGCCGGAAACATCCGGCCTCCAGGAGCTCGCCCGCGGCGCAACCCTGGGCAGTACCCGTTGGGAGTTCAATCGCGACTACGTCTTCACCTTCGATTTCGGGCCTCACGACCTGCAGATCTATGTCGATGACGTGCTGCAGTTCGATCTCGCGGGTGACTTCAGCAACGGCAGGCTGGGTTTCTATAACTTCTCCCAGGCCCAGGTGATCTATTCCGCCTTCACGGTGGAAGAGGGTAGTTTCACCGTCGTACCGATACCTGCGGCGGCATGGCTGCTCGGCAGCGGTTTGATGGGTCTCCTGACAGTCGCCAGAAGAAAAACGCTTTGA
- a CDS encoding HPF/RaiA family ribosome-associated protein: protein MQVPLELTFRDVERSDQVEAVVRERVDKLGRYFPHIIACRVALEVPNRTPQYDVRNHRVSIEVSVPGEELVVSREPNEHANFSDIYVTIRDAFDAAERQLRGYSDRLRETRKPREEMPYAVINKMFPDEGYGFLTTPDGREIYFHQNSVSKPGFSKLNVGDAVRFVETLGDAGPQASLVEGLGRDGTHIYPPEPGSP, encoded by the coding sequence ATGCAGGTACCTTTAGAACTTACTTTCAGAGACGTGGAACGTTCTGACCAGGTAGAAGCGGTCGTGCGTGAACGTGTCGATAAATTGGGTCGTTATTTTCCGCATATCATAGCGTGTCGTGTCGCGCTGGAAGTGCCTAACCGGACCCCGCAATACGATGTCCGTAACCATCGGGTGAGCATCGAAGTCAGTGTTCCGGGCGAAGAGTTGGTCGTGTCGCGTGAGCCGAACGAGCACGCAAATTTCAGCGATATTTATGTGACGATTCGTGACGCATTCGATGCGGCTGAACGGCAGTTGCGGGGCTATTCCGACCGTCTGCGAGAGACGCGAAAGCCACGTGAGGAAATGCCGTATGCCGTCATCAATAAGATGTTCCCGGATGAGGGCTATGGCTTTTTAACGACGCCGGACGGGCGTGAAATCTATTTTCACCAGAATAGTGTATCTAAACCGGGCTTCTCCAAACTCAACGTGGGAGATGCCGTTCGCTTTGTTGAAACACTTGGGGATGCCGGGCCGCAGGCAAGTCTGGTCGAGGGTTTGGGGCGTGATGGCACGCATATCTATCCGCCCGAGCCGGGGTCGCCCTGA